In the Oncorhynchus keta strain PuntledgeMale-10-30-2019 chromosome 29, Oket_V2, whole genome shotgun sequence genome, one interval contains:
- the LOC118362041 gene encoding solute carrier family 35 member F4-like isoform X2, which yields MKKHSARVAPLSSYSSQVLSCPISEGEEGSESRADTPGSEASGEGTSYQTCANTVLKVLGGLLLVLCVSSSWVGTTQLVQLTFKSFSCPFFVSWFSTNWNILLFPLYYGGHVVTTRDKQTPIQKFRECSRLFGEDGMTLKLFLKRTAPFSILWTLTNYLYLLALRKLTATDVSALYCCHKAFVFLLSWIVLKDRFMGVRIVAAIMAITGIVMMAYADGFHGDSIIGVALAVGSASTSALYKVLFKMFLGSASLGEVAHFLSTMGVFNLIFISFIPLILYFTKVEHWGSLSSLPWGYMCGLAGLWLVFNILVNVGVVLTYPILISIGTLLSVPGNAAVDVLKHEVIFSVVRLAATCIICLGFLLLLLPEEWDSVTLRFLAAFADKKSEEHGEELTESSIHTRSRSRANGTVSIPMA from the exons GAGAGGAGGGTTCTGAGTCTCGTGCAGACACCCCAGGCAGCGAGGCCAGTGGAGAGGGGACATCGTACCAGACGTGTGCTAACACAGTGCTGAAGGTGCTGGGGGGCCTCCTATTGGTCCTATGTGTCTCCTCCTCCTGGGTGGGCACCACTCAGCTGGTCCAGCTCACCTTCAAGTCCTTCTCCTGCCCCTTCTTCGTCTCCTGGTTCAGCACCAACTGGaacatcctcctcttccctctctactACGGAGGCCATGTGGTAACCACCCGGGACAAGCAAACTCCTATACAGAAATTCAG AGAATGCAGCAGGCTTTTTGGGGAAGATGGGATGACACTCAAGCTGTTCCTGAAGAGGACAGCCCCCTTCTCCATCCTGTGGACCCTGACTAACTACCTGTACCTGCTGGCCCTGAGGAAGCTGACCGCCACTGACGTCTCAGCCCTCTACTGCTGCCACAAGGCCTTCGTCTTCCTGCTGTCATGGATCGTCCTGAAGGACCGCTTCATGGGTGTACGG ATTGTGGCAGCCATAATGGCCATCACAGGCATTGTCATGATGGCATACGCAGATGGTTTCCATGGGGACTCCATCATAGGTGTGGCCTTGGCTGTGGGCTCTGCCTCCACATCGGCTCTCTACAAG gtgcTGTTTAAGATGTTCCTGGGCAGTGCCAGCCTGGGTGAGGTGGCTCACTTCCTCTCCACCATGGGTGTCTTCAATCTCATCTTCATCTCCTTCATCCCCCTCATCCTCTACTTCACCAAAGTGGAGCACTGGGGCTCTCTGTCCTCACTGCCCTGGGGATACATGTGTGGCCtggctgggctctggctgg TGTTCAATATCCTGGTTAATGTTGGTGTGGTGCTTACCTACCCCATCCTCATCTCTATAGGGACACTGCTCAGTGTGCCCGGCAATGcag CGGTAGATGTGTTGAAACATGAGGTTATCTTCAGTGTGGTGCGTCTGGCTGCCACCTGCATCATCTGCCTGGgcttcctgctgctgctgcttcctgAGGAGTGGGACTCCGTCACTCTGCGCTTCCTCGCCGCCTTCGCAGACAAGAAGTCTGAGGAGCATGGCGAGGAGCTGACCGAGTCCAGCATCCACACGCGCAGCCGCAGCCGAGCCAATGGCACAGTCTCAATCCCTATGGCATGA